A genomic window from Thunnus thynnus chromosome 12, fThuThy2.1, whole genome shotgun sequence includes:
- the LOC137193590 gene encoding uncharacterized protein, with amino-acid sequence MRSQENSLRAVIQEVINTTLKFLLEEPESADQIEAAIIEVGRLLSDSAAPFLPQYGPLSAAPLLRVCTLAPRFMVKSILKDFDHHSKTFLIMDYDDSLFSARENVIFAIQDMDNRVQTAACRPQPQLSTSEGSQEGLLEEKEDSPEVSLDETTTVRTSMLRLEANMIVHMEPELDQKVGFLEEREASPDISRRSDSHCEDILILKTGDQRDCIHGAKARSPAGGVGGLRSSEKDEEEEESVCLLPWHLEDNVMLLPLSL; translated from the coding sequence ATGCGAAGCCAGGAGAACTCTCTCAGAGCAGTCATCCAGGAGGTGATAAACACCACTCTGAAGTTCCTTCTGGAGGAACCAGAGTCTGCAGACCAAATTGAAGCAGCCATCATTGAGGTTGGGAGACTGCTGAGTGACTCAGCAGCTCCCTTTCTGCCTCAGTACGGacctctctctgcagctcctttACTCAGGGTCTGCACTTTAGCACCAAGATTCATGGTCAAATCCATCTTAAAGGATTTTGACCATCACTCCAAGACCTTTCTCATAATGGACTATGATGACAGCTTGTTCTCTGCAAGAGAGAATGTCATCTTTGCAATCCAGGATATGGACAATAGAGTGCAGACTGCCGCATGCAGACCTCAGCCTCAGCTCAGCACGTCGGAAGGGTCACAAGAGGGACTtctggaggagaaggaagatTCTCCAGAGGTCTCACTGGATGAGACAACCACTGTGAGGACATCCATGTTAAGATTGGAGGCCAACATGATCGTTCACATGGAGCCAGAGCTGGACCAAAAAGTGGGATttctggaggagagggaggcttCTCCAGACATCTCCAGACGAAGTGACAGCCACTGTGAGGACATCCTCATCCTGAAGACTGGAGACCAACGTGATTGTATACATGGAGCCAAAGCTAGAAGTCCTGCAGGAGGAGTTGGAGGACTTCGGAGTTCagagaaagatgaagaagaagaagaaagtgtgtgCCTTCTTCCATGGCATTTGGAGGACAATGTCATGCTGCTTCCATTGTCCCTCTGA